Proteins encoded within one genomic window of Flavobacterium gilvum:
- a CDS encoding enolase C-terminal domain-like protein, producing the protein MIFKISTADARYPLGSGAGSDAIHRNPIYSYAVTNLHDDSGHTGTGFAFTLGEGNDLVCKAAQFFADQLKGRDIEELMADFGKVFNELSNEQQFRWLGPHKGVAHLGLASVTNACYDLWAKKRGVPLWKLLIDLKPEEIVNTLDFSYLEDEMTKEQAIELLQSNIGGKEERSKIIEKGYPGYDTSIGWFNYSDEKVRENVHKAMAEGFTAMKLKVGSKEFERDIRRSHLVREAAGDSATIMLDANQQWTLPQALEICPQFLSMNPYWIEEPTHPDDVLAHKVLAEAIAPTKLALGEHVPNRIIFKNYLQTKSAGFMQVDAVRVGGVSEFISVSLLCKKYGIPVVPHVGDMGQLHQHLVLFNHISMGHEALFLEHIPHLQKHFVHPVNIKGGVYKTPMEPGSSCDLKEF; encoded by the coding sequence ATGATTTTCAAGATATCAACAGCTGATGCTCGCTATCCTTTGGGGAGCGGAGCGGGAAGTGATGCCATTCACAGAAACCCAATCTATTCGTATGCCGTTACAAATTTGCATGACGACAGCGGACATACAGGAACCGGATTTGCCTTTACCTTGGGAGAAGGAAATGATTTGGTTTGTAAGGCGGCACAATTTTTTGCCGATCAATTAAAAGGAAGAGACATAGAAGAATTAATGGCTGATTTTGGAAAAGTTTTCAATGAGCTTTCCAATGAGCAACAGTTTCGCTGGTTGGGTCCCCATAAAGGTGTGGCGCATCTGGGATTGGCTTCGGTGACCAATGCCTGTTATGATTTATGGGCAAAGAAAAGGGGAGTGCCTCTCTGGAAATTATTGATTGATTTGAAACCAGAGGAAATTGTAAATACTTTGGATTTTTCTTATTTGGAAGATGAAATGACCAAGGAGCAGGCAATCGAATTGTTGCAATCGAATATAGGAGGGAAAGAAGAGCGTTCTAAAATTATAGAAAAAGGATATCCGGGATATGATACTTCTATTGGCTGGTTTAATTACAGCGATGAAAAAGTAAGGGAAAATGTCCACAAAGCAATGGCCGAGGGATTTACCGCCATGAAATTGAAAGTAGGTTCCAAAGAATTTGAACGCGATATTCGTCGTTCGCACCTTGTAAGAGAGGCCGCAGGTGATAGTGCCACAATTATGTTGGATGCCAACCAACAATGGACATTGCCGCAGGCATTGGAGATTTGTCCTCAATTCCTATCGATGAACCCGTATTGGATTGAAGAACCAACGCATCCAGACGATGTATTAGCGCATAAAGTTTTGGCAGAAGCCATAGCTCCAACAAAATTAGCATTGGGTGAACACGTTCCGAACCGTATTATTTTTAAGAATTACCTTCAAACAAAAAGTGCTGGATTTATGCAGGTAGACGCAGTGAGAGTTGGTGGGGTGAGTGAATTTATTTCGGTGAGTTTATTGTGCAAAAAATATGGAATTCCAGTAGTTCCTCACGTAGGTGATATGGGACAATTGCACCAGCATTTGGTGTTATTCAATCATATTTCGATGGGACACGAAGCTTTGTTTTTGGAACATATTCCACATCTTCAAAAACATTTCGTGCATCCGGTGAATATTAAAGGCGGAGTGTATAAAACGCCTATGGAACCCGGTAGTAGTTGTGATTTGAAAGAATTTTAA
- a CDS encoding alpha-L-fucosidase: MKKILIYIKRQQLYVLNCMNARRYWLDKLVFYVFFVLIGCMSANAQLPSTTSTQQLGADIKTSKAVMDDFMDKRFGMFIHWGPVTLRGTEIGWSRGNEVKTEDYDNLYKEFNPILFDADAWVKTAKDAGMKYITITAKHHDGFCLWPTAFSDYNIMNSPFKKDIVGELAKACKKYDIKFCIYFTVLDWHDKNYPLHDRAKKIDPNANMDKFRQTMKNELKELVVNYDPYMLWFDGMWEDAWTNEMGVDIYQYLKSIKKDLIINNRLGKEISGIGDNTVDHSKMVGDFDTPEQRIGNIEMNFPWESCITICNQWAWKSNDKMKTLKECIQTLAKTAGGNGNLLFNVGPMADGRIEARQIERLKEMGVWLGKYGTSIYGTKGGPYKPNSTYATTRKGNVIYLHIFERNADKLILPVLADAKIKSAKFMNGDVVSFAQNKDFGVLINLPKVLPDAINSVIVLELDKNAEKLPIINN; this comes from the coding sequence GTGAAAAAGATTTTGATATATATAAAGAGACAGCAATTGTATGTGTTGAATTGCATGAATGCAAGAAGATACTGGTTGGACAAATTGGTTTTTTATGTTTTTTTTGTTTTGATAGGTTGTATGTCTGCAAATGCTCAACTGCCAAGTACGACAAGTACTCAGCAGTTGGGTGCAGATATTAAAACTTCAAAAGCGGTGATGGATGATTTTATGGATAAGCGTTTTGGAATGTTTATTCATTGGGGACCAGTTACTCTTCGTGGTACCGAAATTGGCTGGAGCCGAGGAAATGAAGTCAAAACGGAAGATTATGATAATCTATACAAAGAATTTAATCCCATATTGTTTGATGCCGATGCTTGGGTAAAAACGGCGAAAGATGCGGGTATGAAGTATATAACAATTACGGCAAAACATCATGATGGTTTTTGCCTTTGGCCAACTGCTTTTTCGGATTATAATATTATGAATTCGCCATTTAAAAAGGATATCGTTGGGGAATTAGCCAAAGCTTGTAAAAAGTACGACATTAAATTTTGTATCTACTTCACGGTTTTAGATTGGCATGACAAGAATTATCCCCTGCATGATAGAGCAAAAAAAATTGATCCAAATGCAAATATGGATAAATTTAGACAGACGATGAAAAATGAGTTGAAAGAGTTGGTTGTCAATTACGATCCTTATATGCTTTGGTTTGATGGTATGTGGGAAGACGCATGGACTAATGAAATGGGAGTTGATATATATCAATATCTGAAAAGTATTAAGAAAGATTTAATTATTAATAATCGCTTGGGTAAAGAAATATCTGGAATTGGTGATAATACAGTAGATCACAGTAAGATGGTGGGTGATTTTGATACACCAGAACAAAGGATTGGAAATATTGAAATGAACTTCCCATGGGAAAGTTGTATCACGATTTGCAATCAATGGGCTTGGAAATCCAACGACAAGATGAAAACCTTAAAGGAATGTATTCAAACTTTGGCAAAAACGGCGGGTGGTAACGGAAATTTACTGTTCAATGTCGGCCCAATGGCAGATGGTCGAATAGAAGCCAGACAAATCGAGCGATTGAAAGAAATGGGAGTTTGGCTTGGTAAATATGGAACTTCTATTTATGGAACCAAAGGAGGACCTTATAAACCGAACAGTACTTATGCTACAACTCGAAAAGGAAATGTTATTTACTTGCATATTTTTGAAAGAAATGCAGATAAACTTATTCTGCCGGTTTTGGCTGATGCCAAAATAAAATCGGCGAAGTTCATGAATGGTGATGTTGTTTCATTTGCCCAAAATAAAGATTTTGGAGTATTGATCAATTTACCAAAAGTTTTGCCAGATGCTATAAATTCAGTGATTGTTTTGGAACTGGATAAAAATGCCGAAAAATTACCTATTATAAATAATTAA
- a CDS encoding AraC family transcriptional regulator → MKIFKQRDGFQGEKLISLPDTIWQKAIKENPVLSHLYITHIGYFPKAAYHFRKRKSGCTDNIFIYCLRGKGWYTINDRRFDVNPNQFFIIPATNEPLSYGADENDPWTIYWIHFSGYDMDTFNSSFNIGLLDGPHQIAYNEKGINLWESMYQNLEKGYGKENITKANLCLYHFIASFLFPDVNINEKKQDEKDSISNTIAYMRTKLAEKLTLEDLALMNDLSPSHFSLLFKKSTGMAPLDYFIHLKLQQACLQLLTSEIKVKKIASDLGYDDPYYFSRLFKKYMNMSPLQYRFSPASKSS, encoded by the coding sequence ATGAAAATTTTTAAACAGCGAGATGGATTTCAAGGTGAAAAATTAATATCGTTACCCGATACTATTTGGCAAAAAGCCATAAAAGAAAATCCAGTGCTAAGTCACTTATACATAACTCATATTGGTTATTTCCCAAAGGCAGCTTATCATTTTAGAAAACGAAAAAGCGGATGCACTGATAACATTTTTATTTATTGTTTGCGAGGCAAAGGTTGGTACACGATTAATGACAGACGTTTTGATGTCAACCCTAATCAATTTTTTATAATTCCGGCAACCAATGAACCTCTAAGTTACGGAGCCGATGAAAATGATCCGTGGACTATCTACTGGATTCACTTCAGCGGTTACGACATGGATACATTCAATTCAAGTTTCAACATAGGCTTATTGGATGGCCCTCACCAAATTGCCTACAACGAAAAAGGAATAAATTTATGGGAATCAATGTACCAAAATCTAGAAAAAGGTTATGGTAAAGAGAACATTACCAAAGCTAATTTATGCTTATATCATTTTATCGCGTCGTTTCTGTTTCCTGATGTAAATATTAATGAAAAGAAACAGGACGAAAAAGACTCCATCAGCAACACGATTGCATATATGAGAACTAAATTGGCCGAAAAACTCACATTGGAAGATCTAGCTCTCATGAACGACCTCTCACCTTCGCACTTTTCATTACTATTCAAAAAAAGCACTGGAATGGCTCCGTTGGATTATTTTATCCATTTGAAATTACAACAGGCCTGTTTGCAATTACTGACATCTGAGATTAAGGTAAAAAAAATTGCTTCTGATTTGGGATATGATGACCCTTATTATTTTTCGAGACTATTCAAAAAATACATGAATATGTCCCCATTACAATATCGTTTTTCGCCTGCTTCAAAATCGTCGTAA
- a CDS encoding RagB/SusD family nutrient uptake outer membrane protein translates to MKKYILGITAMLALASCNDDFLEKYPKDALSEKTAFVTAENFKTFAWGYYGVFTDTNNFYRGMDANQSNYNGDMLGGWLTSKNKTVDGNQMRTQLKVTGATGNGWTFSAIKRANLMLQNIDGSKMSQADKDHYRSVGLFWRAYSYYELISRFGDVPWIDQVVQEDDTDIIYGPRTPRKEVADHVLADLQWAETHIRPAGDGVNTINTACVQALMSRFFLFEGTWRKYHGLGDSDKYLDECIRVSKLLAAKYPSVAASYDQLLNSNDLSTYPGIILYKQFEPGVFTHFSSRYEKTTALAYDMPKCTVENYLCKDGRPISTSPLYQGDRTMFKEFRNRDLRLIGTVVPPYSRKLSIVGGSPNPSYSDGSTYNSVGYYAGDPDVTDNMEFINVVKTAFPGTSKNLPVLWFGGASTSFNSPNIADVGAPQFGSWTGYTLWRNYHTWDDDVNGNVADKPVFWIEETLLNLAEASYERGQFTQSIADITINKLRPRVGVANMIVANIDAGWDTARDQTVAPVLWEIRRERMSELMGMGFGFQDVRRWKKAPYYVNQPNLGVYVIRANWRNLDANGNVLATPSAKWNASILPLVNRDFTANANEGYVKRFDDPTKIGKGWLDKYYLEWIPTNQIVLNPNIKQNPGW, encoded by the coding sequence ATGAAAAAATATATATTAGGAATCACTGCAATGCTTGCTTTGGCGAGTTGCAATGATGATTTTTTGGAGAAATATCCAAAAGATGCCCTTTCGGAAAAAACGGCTTTTGTAACAGCAGAGAATTTCAAGACTTTTGCTTGGGGTTATTATGGAGTATTTACTGACACGAACAATTTTTACCGAGGTATGGATGCTAACCAAAGTAATTATAATGGAGATATGCTTGGGGGGTGGCTTACTTCGAAAAATAAAACGGTTGATGGTAATCAGATGCGTACACAATTAAAAGTGACTGGAGCAACTGGAAACGGTTGGACTTTTAGCGCTATTAAGCGTGCTAATCTAATGCTTCAAAATATTGATGGGAGTAAAATGTCCCAAGCCGACAAAGATCATTACCGTTCAGTAGGGTTGTTTTGGAGAGCTTATTCGTATTATGAGTTGATTTCTCGTTTTGGGGATGTGCCTTGGATTGATCAAGTTGTTCAAGAAGATGATACAGATATTATTTACGGTCCTCGTACTCCTCGTAAAGAAGTCGCAGATCATGTATTAGCCGATTTACAATGGGCCGAAACGCATATTAGACCTGCTGGAGATGGTGTAAACACAATCAATACCGCTTGTGTACAAGCTTTGATGTCTCGTTTCTTCCTGTTCGAAGGAACATGGAGAAAATACCATGGACTAGGGGATTCTGATAAATATTTGGATGAGTGTATTCGTGTGTCTAAATTATTAGCTGCCAAATATCCTAGTGTTGCCGCTAGTTATGATCAGTTGTTAAACTCTAATGATTTATCAACTTATCCAGGGATTATCTTGTACAAGCAATTTGAGCCAGGTGTTTTCACACATTTCAGTAGCCGTTATGAAAAAACTACTGCTTTGGCTTATGATATGCCAAAATGTACTGTTGAGAATTATCTTTGTAAAGATGGTAGACCAATTTCGACTTCGCCTCTTTATCAAGGAGATAGAACAATGTTTAAGGAATTTCGTAACCGTGATTTGCGTTTGATAGGAACAGTTGTTCCTCCTTATAGTAGAAAGCTTAGTATTGTTGGAGGGTCACCAAATCCAAGTTATAGCGATGGTTCAACTTACAATTCTGTAGGGTATTATGCGGGAGATCCTGATGTTACTGATAATATGGAATTTATTAATGTTGTGAAAACTGCTTTCCCTGGTACATCTAAGAATCTTCCTGTGCTTTGGTTTGGTGGAGCATCGACTAGTTTTAACTCTCCGAATATTGCCGATGTTGGGGCTCCTCAATTTGGTTCATGGACTGGTTATACTTTATGGAGAAATTACCATACATGGGATGATGATGTTAACGGAAACGTTGCTGATAAACCTGTTTTTTGGATTGAAGAAACATTGTTGAACTTGGCTGAAGCCAGTTATGAAAGAGGGCAGTTTACTCAGTCAATTGCTGATATAACTATTAATAAATTGCGTCCAAGAGTGGGTGTTGCCAATATGATAGTTGCCAATATTGATGCCGGATGGGATACAGCACGTGACCAAACGGTTGCTCCAGTATTGTGGGAAATCCGTCGTGAACGTATGTCTGAGTTGATGGGTATGGGATTTGGATTCCAAGATGTACGTCGTTGGAAAAAAGCTCCATATTATGTAAATCAGCCTAATTTGGGGGTTTATGTTATAAGAGCTAATTGGAGAAATCTTGATGCCAATGGTAACGTTCTTGCAACTCCAAGTGCTAAATGGAATGCTTCAATCCTTCCGTTGGTAAACAGAGACTTCACTGCCAATGCGAATGAGGGTTACGTAAAACGTTTTGACGATCCTACCAAAATTGGTAAAGGATGGTTGGATAAATACTATTTGGAATGGATTCCAACCAATCAAATTGTACTTAATCCAAACATAAAACAAAATCCAGGATGGTAA
- a CDS encoding SusC/RagA family TonB-linked outer membrane protein: MKKNYTNHCCTIQDSSVVMGGFANLGKRMFLTAIMFLFTLLSFAQNKIVVSGKVSDAKGLPIPGVTVRVQGTKGGTTTDFDGKYSLKDVDSNSTLEFVYLGMETSSAKIDGRKVINSTMKETTSNLNEVVVVGFGTQKKANLTGSVSQVKMSEVLGDRPITTVGAALQGAVPGLTVTNPSTPGAAATFNIRGVTSISGTINSDGSVTPPSALVLIDNAEGDINMLNPEDVESVSVLKDAASTAIYGARAAFGVVLVTTKRAKKNSKTVFNYNNNFAFTSPINQVEQAPIADIVHTLANWSNTPLVGGPTRQNYVVWEKYIRDYNADPANFLTNNPGKFQAEGRFMPASDSNNYYYLKDTNIQNGIFDNHGFQQTHDFSASGGSETITYRMSLGTVNNDGPLITNKDMYKRYNLGSYVSADLAKWLNTSLDFKYNTSERSLVTLGPIYRQLPNFTPVDTDVPKSTDLNGPTFIFSAPQNYIKYGYPDQNIRKETRIFSRTVLTPFKGFEGVAEYTMDDFFTDAKTFTKSTDYIETNMVVTPSTAFTNPPVQSYSNNKGNNEYRSLNAYASYSFNSPSGDHRFKIMQGFSQERSYSEILNVNRKEIINSDLPSISTAVGETIASDGFIDTSIRSSFYRVNYNYKDKYLLETNGRYDGSSKFPKETRFGFFPSVSAGWQVAKESFMDWSDKWLDEFKIRGSWGQIGNQNIPAYGYSPKMDPSRAPWIVGTTQPATLGMPPLVRQDYTWEMVATSEVGLDIALFNRRLNGSGAYYIRQTTGMLAPGMELPAVVGATAPLQNAADLETKGWEASLSWRDKIGQVGYYVGVNLYDSQTEITKYDNASRLLSAEYTNTSTYYVGQKLGEIWGYKNDGYYTIEDFKDGWQTNNWVLKDGVTSIKGTAVRPGDVKYKNLSDKGTSKANEIDAGMNTVDDPGDRQVIGNTTARYSYGINGGVNYAGFDLSFAMNGVGKRDAWVSDMLHFPLLDRNFATVYSHQLDYWQPIDPANGNWQPINPNPAYPRLYNENANVGSNTKIQDRYLVNASYLRLKNVTFGYNVPSKFVKKAGLNSFKVFCSVENPYTWSHLEKGRDPESLSWGYPFYKTTSFGLNMTF; encoded by the coding sequence ATGAAAAAAAATTACACTAACCATTGTTGCACAATTCAGGATTCATCAGTCGTGATGGGTGGATTTGCAAATCTGGGGAAAAGAATGTTTTTGACAGCAATAATGTTTTTATTTACATTGTTGTCTTTTGCTCAAAACAAAATTGTAGTGTCCGGAAAAGTTTCGGATGCTAAGGGGTTGCCCATTCCCGGCGTTACTGTACGTGTTCAGGGAACCAAAGGGGGAACCACAACCGACTTTGATGGTAAATACTCTTTGAAGGATGTAGATTCAAATTCAACTTTAGAATTTGTTTACTTAGGAATGGAAACTTCTTCTGCCAAAATTGATGGCAGAAAAGTTATAAATTCTACAATGAAAGAAACTACATCAAACCTTAATGAGGTGGTTGTAGTGGGATTTGGTACCCAAAAGAAAGCCAACTTAACAGGTTCTGTAAGTCAAGTTAAAATGAGTGAAGTTTTAGGAGATCGTCCTATTACTACTGTAGGAGCAGCACTTCAAGGTGCGGTACCGGGGCTTACTGTTACTAACCCTTCTACGCCGGGTGCTGCAGCAACCTTTAATATACGTGGTGTTACCTCAATTAGTGGTACAATTAACAGTGACGGTAGTGTTACACCACCATCAGCACTTGTTTTGATTGACAATGCTGAGGGGGATATTAATATGTTGAATCCAGAGGATGTTGAGTCGGTTTCGGTACTTAAAGATGCCGCTTCTACTGCTATTTATGGTGCGCGAGCGGCTTTTGGAGTAGTACTAGTTACTACTAAGAGAGCTAAGAAAAACTCCAAAACAGTTTTTAACTATAATAATAACTTTGCTTTCACTTCACCAATCAATCAAGTGGAGCAGGCTCCAATTGCAGACATAGTGCATACTCTTGCAAATTGGAGTAATACTCCTCTAGTAGGAGGACCTACTAGACAGAATTATGTAGTGTGGGAAAAATACATCAGAGATTATAATGCTGATCCAGCTAATTTCTTAACCAATAATCCTGGTAAATTTCAGGCTGAAGGCAGATTTATGCCAGCGAGTGATTCTAATAATTACTATTATTTGAAAGATACAAATATTCAAAATGGAATATTTGATAATCATGGATTTCAACAAACTCATGATTTTTCTGCTTCTGGAGGATCGGAAACAATTACGTATCGCATGTCTTTAGGTACTGTTAATAATGACGGTCCGCTGATTACAAACAAGGATATGTATAAAAGATACAATTTAGGTTCTTATGTAAGTGCAGATTTAGCCAAATGGTTGAACACCTCTTTGGATTTCAAATACAACACTTCAGAGAGATCATTGGTAACTTTGGGACCAATCTACCGTCAGTTGCCTAATTTCACGCCAGTTGACACAGATGTTCCAAAATCAACTGATTTGAATGGTCCTACATTTATTTTCTCGGCTCCTCAAAATTATATTAAATATGGATATCCTGATCAAAACATTAGAAAGGAAACCAGAATTTTTTCCCGTACCGTTTTAACACCTTTCAAGGGATTTGAAGGTGTGGCAGAGTACACTATGGATGATTTTTTCACCGATGCCAAAACATTTACGAAGAGTACAGACTATATAGAGACCAATATGGTTGTAACTCCATCAACTGCATTTACTAATCCTCCGGTGCAGTCCTATAGCAATAACAAGGGGAATAATGAGTACCGCTCTTTAAATGCTTATGCTTCGTATAGCTTTAACAGCCCTAGTGGTGACCACAGATTTAAAATAATGCAAGGTTTTTCTCAGGAAAGAAGTTATAGTGAAATTTTGAATGTTAATCGTAAAGAAATAATCAATTCAGACTTGCCATCTATTAGTACTGCTGTAGGTGAGACGATCGCAAGTGATGGATTTATTGATACCAGTATTAGAAGTAGTTTTTACAGAGTAAATTACAATTATAAGGACAAATATCTTTTGGAAACCAATGGTCGTTATGATGGTTCTTCGAAGTTTCCAAAAGAAACAAGATTTGGTTTCTTCCCTTCAGTATCTGCTGGTTGGCAAGTAGCTAAAGAAAGTTTTATGGATTGGAGTGATAAATGGTTGGATGAATTTAAAATACGTGGATCTTGGGGACAAATTGGGAACCAAAATATTCCAGCTTATGGGTACTCTCCAAAAATGGATCCGAGCAGAGCGCCTTGGATTGTAGGGACTACGCAACCAGCTACACTCGGGATGCCTCCTTTAGTACGTCAGGATTATACTTGGGAAATGGTTGCAACTTCTGAAGTAGGTCTTGATATCGCTTTGTTCAATAGACGTTTGAATGGATCAGGAGCTTATTATATTCGTCAAACAACAGGGATGTTGGCTCCAGGTATGGAATTGCCTGCTGTAGTGGGGGCAACGGCTCCACTTCAAAATGCAGCCGATTTGGAAACCAAAGGATGGGAAGCTTCTTTGAGCTGGAGAGACAAAATAGGCCAAGTAGGGTATTATGTAGGGGTGAATCTATATGATTCGCAAACTGAAATTACCAAATATGATAATGCATCTCGTCTGTTATCAGCAGAATATACAAATACTTCTACTTATTATGTGGGTCAGAAATTAGGTGAAATCTGGGGGTACAAAAATGACGGGTATTATACTATAGAAGATTTTAAAGACGGGTGGCAAACAAATAATTGGGTACTTAAAGATGGAGTAACTTCAATCAAAGGAACAGCTGTACGTCCAGGAGATGTAAAATATAAAAACTTATCTGACAAAGGAACTTCAAAAGCGAATGAAATTGACGCTGGTATGAACACAGTAGATGATCCAGGAGATAGACAAGTTATTGGGAATACTACTGCCCGCTATTCTTATGGTATAAATGGAGGGGTGAATTATGCTGGCTTTGATTTGTCTTTTGCAATGAACGGAGTAGGAAAACGTGATGCTTGGGTTTCAGATATGTTGCATTTCCCTCTTCTTGATAGAAACTTTGCAACTGTGTATTCACACCAGTTAGATTACTGGCAACCGATTGATCCTGCTAATGGTAATTGGCAACCAATTAATCCTAATCCGGCCTATCCGCGTCTTTATAACGAAAATGCGAACGTTGGTAGTAATACCAAAATTCAAGATCGTTATTTAGTGAATGCTTCATACTTGCGTTTGAAAAACGTAACGTTTGGATACAATGTACCGTCAAAATTTGTAAAAAAGGCAGGTCTGAATTCCTTTAAAGTATTCTGCTCTGTTGAAAATCCATACACTTGGTCGCATCTTGAAAAAGGAAGAGATCCAGAGAGCTTAAGTTGGGGGTATCCTTTTTATAAGACTACATCATTTGGTCTAAATATGACATTTTAA
- a CDS encoding beta-N-acetylhexosaminidase encodes MKYIVIFLFASIVSSAQITKEQLNIMPWPQNITLSEGSFLLTKNFKVNITGAPNERIFQGATNFLRRLDGRTGQFIQQGFITALNEVPNAQLQINCVRAGKIDLYEDESYMLDITANKITINATTDVGALHALETLLQLVQNNNNSFYFPVSKISDFPRFTWRGLMIDGARHFMPIDVIKRNLDGMAAVKMNVFHWHLVDDQGWRIEMKKHPKLIQMASDGNYYTQEEIKSVVKYASDRGILVVPELDVPGHGSAILTAYPEIGSKVVNLNLNTGEKGQQFTQVLSYSVERNAGIFTPTLDPSNPKTYQLLNEFLDEICPLFPGKYFHIGGDENEGKDWDSNPKIQEFKKKHQLANNHELQTYFTMQLIPMLKKHGKVLMGWEEIMTKNMSKDAIIHSWKGANEGKPAGKSLVDAAKGGYKTVLSNGYYIDLVLGVEEHYTVDPMPKNSSLTDEEKRRILGGEATMWSELVSPETIDSRIWPRTAAIAERFWSNENVTDIKSMRKRLNVISFRLEELGLTHLKNKERLLRNISNNQKSDALLDLSNVCEPLKGYTRNKGGTEYQMYSPLTLFADVCTPDASDAVGFNEAVTNYLNSKTNENQIAVANYLNKWVRMDKDLLVLSNNAPLVQPLLPLSKSLSDLSEQLLLKISNKQGLDDSSLYGLLEKCNSKDYADVELAVYNSLRKLVQAKL; translated from the coding sequence ATGAAATACATTGTAATTTTTTTATTCGCATCTATTGTTTCATCTGCTCAAATTACCAAAGAGCAATTGAATATCATGCCTTGGCCTCAAAATATAACACTTTCTGAAGGTAGTTTTCTTTTGACCAAAAATTTTAAAGTGAATATAACGGGAGCACCAAATGAAAGAATATTTCAGGGAGCAACTAATTTCTTGAGGAGATTGGACGGAAGAACAGGTCAGTTTATTCAGCAGGGATTTATTACGGCGCTCAATGAGGTTCCCAATGCTCAGTTGCAAATCAATTGTGTGCGAGCAGGTAAAATTGATTTATATGAAGATGAAAGTTATATGTTGGATATAACTGCCAATAAAATTACAATAAATGCCACAACCGATGTAGGAGCTTTACACGCATTGGAAACTTTGCTGCAATTGGTGCAAAACAATAATAATTCCTTTTATTTTCCGGTTTCCAAAATTTCTGATTTTCCAAGATTTACATGGAGAGGATTGATGATTGACGGAGCAAGACATTTTATGCCAATTGATGTGATAAAACGTAATCTGGACGGTATGGCAGCAGTCAAGATGAACGTTTTTCACTGGCATTTAGTAGATGATCAAGGTTGGAGAATTGAAATGAAAAAACATCCGAAACTGATTCAAATGGCATCTGATGGGAATTATTACACTCAGGAAGAAATAAAAAGTGTGGTAAAATACGCCTCAGACAGAGGTATTTTGGTAGTACCCGAATTGGATGTGCCGGGTCACGGATCTGCAATATTAACCGCTTATCCCGAAATAGGAAGTAAAGTGGTGAACTTAAACCTGAATACAGGTGAAAAAGGACAACAGTTTACACAAGTGCTGTCGTATAGCGTCGAAAGAAATGCAGGGATTTTTACTCCTACATTAGATCCTTCAAATCCAAAAACGTATCAATTATTAAATGAATTTTTGGATGAAATCTGTCCGCTTTTTCCAGGAAAATATTTTCACATAGGGGGTGATGAAAATGAAGGAAAAGATTGGGACTCCAATCCTAAAATTCAGGAATTCAAAAAGAAGCATCAATTGGCAAACAACCATGAATTGCAAACGTATTTTACCATGCAATTAATTCCGATGCTAAAAAAACACGGAAAAGTATTGATGGGTTGGGAAGAAATAATGACCAAGAATATGTCTAAAGACGCAATTATTCATTCATGGAAGGGAGCTAATGAAGGAAAACCTGCAGGCAAATCGCTGGTAGATGCCGCCAAAGGAGGTTACAAAACGGTGTTATCCAATGGATATTATATTGATTTGGTTTTAGGAGTTGAAGAACATTACACGGTAGACCCAATGCCGAAAAACAGTTCATTGACAGATGAAGAAAAAAGAAGAATTTTGGGAGGTGAAGCTACAATGTGGTCCGAGTTGGTTTCGCCAGAAACCATTGATTCTAGAATTTGGCCAAGAACAGCTGCAATTGCCGAACGTTTTTGGTCTAATGAAAATGTTACCGATATCAAAAGTATGCGAAAAAGGCTGAACGTAATTTCATTTCGATTGGAAGAGCTTGGCTTGACGCACTTAAAAAACAAAGAAAGATTGTTGAGAAATATCAGTAATAATCAAAAAAGTGATGCATTACTTGATTTGTCAAATGTTTGCGAACCACTTAAAGGATATACTCGAAATAAAGGCGGAACAGAATATCAAATGTATTCTCCTTTAACATTATTTGCCGATGTATGTACTCCAGACGCTTCTGATGCTGTAGGATTCAATGAAGCTGTAACCAATTATCTGAACAGTAAAACAAATGAAAATCAAATTGCTGTAGCCAATTATTTGAACAAATGGGTTCGCATGGACAAGGATTTATTGGTTCTGAGTAATAATGCGCCTTTGGTTCAGCCACTTTTGCCTTTGTCGAAAAGTTTGAGTGATTTATCCGAACAACTTTTACTCAAAATTAGCAACAAGCAAGGTTTGGATGATTCTTCTTTATACGGACTACTCGAAAAATGTAATTCTAAAGATTACGCCGATGTCGAACTAGCGGTGTATAATAGTTTAAGAAAGTTAGTTCAAGCTAAATTATAA